The Terriglobia bacterium genome has a segment encoding these proteins:
- a CDS encoding ABC transporter permease: protein MTALQKKLVRDLWHLRSQVLTIAAVAACGIATYVTMRGAYESLTTAQSGYYARYHFADVFVQVKRAPRALAARVAQIPGVATVETRVVEEVTLDVPGLAEPALGRLVSIPERREPLLNALCLREGRWIEPGAGNEVLASEAFANANGLKPGDTLGAVINGRWERLYLAGIVLSPEYVYEIRGAEVFPDNRRFGVLWMSREALGPPFQMEGAFNDVALTLAPGASEAEVLTRLDSLLEPYGGLGAYGRADQISHRFLSDELAQDRVTGIFVPTIFLGVAAFLIHVVLTRLVSTQRNAVGLLKAFGYGNAAIGVHYLQFALAAVLVGTAGGVPLGIWLGRGLARLYAGYFRFPELHFVAGGGLLLMAIALSSAAAALGALTAVRAAAALPPAEAMRPESPPEFRAGLAERLGLQEYFTIYTRMILRNLERRPWKAGLTVLGMSLAVAILIVGFYFYDAIDYLVRVEFQTAQRDDVTLTFATEQGATARHDIEHLPGVLRSEPFRMVPARLRHEHRTRRVGILGLDPGGELRRLVNRRLETVQLPPEGVVLSAKLAEILGVRPGDELTIEVLEGKRPVRSVRVAGTVDELIGVSAYMDKRALNRMLREGDTLSGAYLAVDARAAPRLYALLKQTPAVSGVAVREAMLQSFYATIAESLRISTGALVLFASVIAVGMVYNGARIALSERGQELGSLRVLGFTQREIGWMLLGEQGLLALLAVPAGFLFGYGFCALLTAAMQTELYRMPLVISGRTYAVSFFVVAAASALTGLLIFRRLRRMDLIAVLKTRE, encoded by the coding sequence ATGACGGCGCTGCAGAAAAAGCTGGTGCGCGACCTGTGGCATCTGCGCAGCCAGGTGCTGACGATCGCCGCGGTGGCGGCGTGCGGCATCGCCACCTACGTGACGATGCGCGGGGCCTACGAATCGCTCACCACGGCGCAGAGCGGCTACTACGCGCGGTATCACTTCGCCGACGTTTTCGTGCAAGTGAAGCGCGCGCCGCGGGCGCTGGCCGCGCGGGTGGCCCAGATCCCCGGAGTGGCCACGGTGGAGACGCGGGTGGTGGAGGAGGTGACGCTGGACGTGCCGGGGCTGGCGGAGCCGGCGCTGGGGCGGCTGGTCTCCATCCCGGAACGGCGCGAGCCGCTGTTGAATGCGCTGTGCCTGCGCGAGGGGCGCTGGATCGAACCGGGCGCGGGCAACGAAGTGCTGGCGAGCGAGGCTTTCGCAAATGCCAACGGGCTGAAGCCCGGCGACACGCTGGGGGCGGTGATCAACGGGCGCTGGGAGCGGCTGTACCTCGCGGGGATCGTGCTGTCGCCGGAATACGTTTACGAGATACGCGGCGCGGAAGTATTCCCGGACAACCGGCGCTTCGGCGTGCTGTGGATGAGCCGGGAGGCGCTGGGGCCGCCGTTCCAGATGGAGGGTGCGTTCAACGACGTGGCGCTGACGCTGGCGCCGGGAGCGAGCGAAGCGGAAGTTTTGACGCGGCTCGATTCCCTGCTCGAGCCCTACGGCGGGCTGGGGGCCTACGGGCGGGCAGACCAGATCTCGCACCGCTTTCTGAGCGACGAACTGGCGCAGGACCGGGTGACGGGGATTTTCGTGCCCACCATTTTCCTGGGGGTGGCGGCGTTTCTGATTCATGTGGTGCTGACGCGGCTGGTGAGCACGCAGCGTAATGCGGTGGGGCTGCTGAAGGCGTTCGGCTATGGCAATGCCGCGATCGGCGTGCATTACCTGCAGTTCGCGCTGGCGGCCGTGCTGGTGGGAACAGCGGGAGGCGTGCCTCTGGGCATCTGGCTGGGACGCGGGCTGGCGCGGCTATATGCCGGCTATTTCCGTTTTCCAGAGCTGCACTTCGTGGCCGGGGGCGGGCTGCTGCTGATGGCCATTGCGCTGAGCAGCGCTGCGGCGGCGCTGGGCGCGCTGACGGCGGTGCGCGCCGCGGCGGCCCTGCCCCCGGCGGAAGCGATGCGCCCGGAATCGCCTCCGGAGTTCCGCGCGGGGCTGGCGGAGCGCCTGGGGCTGCAGGAATATTTCACGATCTACACGCGGATGATCCTACGCAACCTGGAGCGGCGGCCGTGGAAGGCGGGGCTGACGGTGCTGGGAATGTCGCTGGCGGTAGCCATCCTGATCGTGGGGTTCTATTTTTACGACGCGATTGATTATCTGGTGCGCGTGGAATTTCAGACGGCGCAGCGGGACGACGTCACGCTGACGTTTGCCACCGAGCAGGGAGCCACGGCGCGGCACGATATCGAGCACCTGCCCGGGGTGCTGCGCAGCGAACCTTTCCGCATGGTACCGGCGCGGCTGCGCCACGAGCACCGCACGCGGCGCGTGGGAATCCTGGGCCTGGACCCCGGCGGGGAGCTGCGGCGGCTGGTGAACCGGCGGCTGGAAACCGTGCAGCTGCCTCCGGAAGGCGTGGTGCTCTCGGCGAAGCTGGCGGAAATTCTCGGGGTGCGGCCGGGGGATGAGCTGACCATCGAAGTGCTGGAAGGCAAGCGGCCGGTGCGCAGCGTGCGCGTGGCCGGAACCGTGGACGAACTGATCGGAGTCTCCGCGTATATGGACAAGCGCGCGCTGAACCGCATGCTGCGCGAGGGGGATACGCTTTCCGGAGCCTACCTGGCGGTGGACGCGCGTGCCGCGCCGCGGCTGTACGCGCTGCTGAAGCAGACGCCGGCGGTGAGCGGGGTGGCGGTGCGGGAAGCAATGCTGCAAAGCTTTTACGCGACCATCGCCGAGAGCCTGCGTATCTCCACGGGCGCACTGGTATTGTTTGCATCGGTAATTGCGGTGGGCATGGTCTACAATGGCGCGCGGATAGCGCTCTCCGAACGCGGGCAGGAACTGGGGTCGCTGCGCGTGCTGGGGTTCACGCAGCGGGAGATCGGCTGGATGCTGCTGGGCGAGCAGGGCCTTCTGGCGCTGCTGGCGGTGCCGGCGGGGTTTTTGTTTGGCTATGGGTTCTGCGCGCTGCTGACGGCGGCGATGCAGACGGAGCTGTACCGGATGCCGCTGGTAATCAGCGGGCGGACCTACGCGGTGTCGTTTTTCGTGGTGGCGGCGGCCTCGGCGCTGACCGGGCTGCTGATCTTCCGGCGGCTGCGGCGCATGGACCTGATCGCGGTGCTGAAGACGAGGGAATAG
- a CDS encoding efflux RND transporter periplasmic adaptor subunit encodes MPFPKKRRKSYAWLVAPALAALLVYALWPAAVPVETARAERGALRVTVDEEGETRAQDRFVVAAPVPGRLLRIQLEEGDAVKQDQVVATIEPSPLSQREREEVLARVAAAEAAQRQAEARLAHARADYDMAQTERQRGEQLARNGVISKQALDQVRTAERSTAEELKAAQYAVQVAAAEIKVARAGLVGLETQGDRRKPVAVRSPVAGRVLHITEESERVVGAGMPLLVLGDPKKIEVVVDVLSTDAVKIAPGAEMLLEGWGGEHPLRAKVRLVEPAGFTKISALGVEEKRVHVIGDFVEAPGPLGDAYRVEARIVVWAGEGVLKVPASAVFRKGETWSAFTVESGRARLRRIEIGHRSETEVEVLLGIEDGAEIIAHPPNQVRDGVRVRALSSLPRGNR; translated from the coding sequence GTGCCCTTTCCCAAGAAACGGCGGAAATCGTATGCGTGGCTGGTCGCGCCGGCGCTGGCGGCGCTCCTGGTTTACGCGCTGTGGCCCGCGGCGGTGCCCGTGGAAACGGCGCGGGCGGAGCGCGGAGCGCTGCGGGTGACCGTGGATGAAGAGGGTGAGACGCGCGCGCAAGATCGCTTCGTGGTGGCCGCGCCGGTTCCGGGGCGGCTGCTGCGCATCCAGCTGGAAGAAGGCGACGCGGTAAAGCAAGACCAGGTGGTGGCGACGATCGAGCCTTCGCCGCTCAGCCAGCGCGAGCGGGAAGAAGTGCTGGCACGGGTGGCGGCCGCGGAGGCAGCGCAGCGACAGGCGGAAGCGCGGCTGGCGCACGCCCGCGCCGATTACGATATGGCGCAGACGGAACGGCAGCGCGGCGAACAACTGGCGCGCAACGGCGTGATCTCCAAGCAGGCGCTGGATCAGGTGCGCACCGCAGAGCGTTCCACGGCCGAAGAGCTGAAGGCGGCGCAATATGCCGTGCAGGTGGCGGCGGCGGAAATCAAAGTGGCGCGCGCCGGGCTGGTGGGGCTGGAAACGCAGGGCGACAGGCGGAAACCGGTCGCGGTGCGCTCGCCGGTGGCCGGGCGAGTGCTGCATATCACGGAAGAGAGCGAGCGCGTGGTGGGCGCGGGAATGCCGCTGCTGGTGCTGGGGGATCCAAAGAAGATCGAGGTGGTGGTGGACGTGCTCTCCACGGATGCGGTGAAAATCGCGCCGGGTGCGGAGATGCTGCTGGAAGGTTGGGGCGGGGAGCACCCTCTGCGCGCGAAAGTGCGCCTGGTGGAGCCGGCGGGGTTCACGAAGATCTCGGCGCTGGGGGTGGAGGAGAAGCGGGTGCACGTGATCGGCGATTTCGTGGAAGCCCCGGGACCGCTGGGTGACGCGTACCGGGTGGAAGCGCGGATTGTGGTGTGGGCGGGCGAAGGCGTGTTGAAGGTTCCAGCGAGCGCCGTGTTCCGGAAGGGCGAGACATGGAGCGCGTTCACGGTCGAAAGCGGGCGGGCGCGGCTGCGCAGGATCGAGATCGGACACCGCAGCGAGACGGAAGTGGAAGTGTTGCTCGGGATCGAAGACGGCGCGGAGATCATCGCGCATCCGCCGAACCAGGTGCGCGACGGCGTGCGCGTGCGAGCGCTGAGTTCCCTGCCCCGTGGAAATCGCTGA
- a CDS encoding TerC family protein: protein MAGIGTPWHWFAFLLFVLLAVALDLGVFHRNAHPVRWREAAAWSLVWVAISVLFGLGILRWYGTQPALEYFTGYVIEKSLSVDNLFVFLIVFRTFRVDARYQHRILGWGILGALVMRGVMIAAGVALLARFAWITYLFGGFLLYAGLHMLVAREKEAHPEQNIIFRFAKRHLRVAEKYHDASFFIREGGRWLATPLFLVLLVIETADVTFALDSIPAVFGITRDPFIVFTSNVFAILGLRALYFLLAGVLDYFSYLSTGLALVLLFIGSKMIAEPWVHIPVHLSLAIVGGILLAALLASLLRPPRKADAPAQKG from the coding sequence ATGGCGGGAATCGGCACTCCCTGGCACTGGTTCGCATTCCTGCTCTTCGTACTGCTGGCGGTGGCCCTGGATCTGGGCGTCTTTCACCGCAATGCACACCCGGTGCGCTGGCGCGAGGCGGCGGCCTGGAGCCTGGTGTGGGTCGCCATCTCCGTGCTCTTCGGGCTGGGGATTCTGCGCTGGTACGGGACACAGCCCGCGCTGGAATATTTCACCGGCTACGTCATCGAGAAATCGCTGAGCGTGGACAACCTGTTCGTCTTCCTGATCGTCTTCCGGACGTTCCGGGTGGACGCGCGCTACCAGCATCGCATCCTGGGCTGGGGCATCCTGGGTGCGCTGGTGATGCGCGGGGTGATGATCGCGGCGGGCGTGGCGCTGCTGGCGCGCTTCGCGTGGATCACCTATCTGTTCGGCGGGTTTCTGCTCTACGCGGGGCTGCACATGCTGGTGGCGCGGGAAAAAGAAGCGCACCCGGAGCAGAACATCATCTTTCGGTTCGCGAAGAGGCACCTGCGCGTGGCCGAGAAGTACCACGACGCAAGCTTTTTCATCCGCGAGGGCGGGCGCTGGCTGGCCACTCCGCTGTTCCTGGTGCTGCTGGTGATCGAGACCGCCGACGTAACCTTCGCGCTGGACTCCATCCCGGCGGTCTTCGGGATCACGCGCGACCCGTTCATCGTCTTCACCTCCAACGTTTTCGCCATCCTGGGTCTGCGCGCGCTCTATTTCCTGCTGGCGGGGGTGCTGGACTATTTCTCCTATCTCAGCACGGGGCTGGCGCTGGTGCTGCTGTTCATCGGAAGCAAGATGATCGCGGAGCCGTGGGTGCACATTCCCGTGCACCTCTCGCTGGCCATCGTCGGGGGAATTCTGCTGGCGGCGCTGCTGGCGTCGCTGCTGCGCCCGCCCCGCAAGGCGGATGCTCCCGCGCAAAAAGGGTAA
- a CDS encoding DPP IV N-terminal domain-containing protein: protein MASQRIGGRIGWVVLCALLGVPALVARPAVAQTAAAPAAGKALTVERIYGQPSLGGRLLRGLAWSPDGQRLAYFQGDGEATELWVTDAATGARSLLLSAEKLSSLLPADPAQPTQATGLGRRAPASEQWAPRGDALLFAGATSLAWYDLKTQSARSLVTGKEAIADAKISPDGRWVSFLREHNLWLVNVASGETRAFTTGGTEDLRKGELDWVYPEELENKTAYWWAPDSSAIAYFEMDERPVTRYPLQDFTSYTGATAYMRYPKAGGANPIVHVYVAGIAGGAARRMDTGKETDIYLARVNWLPDSKRLAIQRLNRAQNALELLFADAATGQTQAVLTEKDACWINISDDLNFLRDGKRFLWSSERSGYRHLYLYQTNGTQLAQLTRGEWEVRQIESVDEAKGLVYFTATEKSPLERHLYRVGLDGTDFARVTREEGTHAVNFAPDGRSFVDTYSNTQAPPRQELLRADGSLVAALNENKVAELAEYRLSPVEFLTVTARDGAQLNAMMIKPPEFNPARKYPVLVYTYGGPRAQVVLNAWGGNNFLWHQMMAQKGYIIFAVDNRGSAGRGHAFETPIHLHLGKQELSDQRDGAAYLRSLPYVDAGRIGIWGWSYGGHMTLHALFEAGDDFKAGFAGGPVTAWRQYDTIYTERYMARPQDNPEGYRDSSPISHVEGLKGKLLIAHGTSDDNVHVANTLSLVNELIAKGKYVEVALFPGRGHPVSDPPARIVLFRRVTQFFLDNL from the coding sequence ATGGCTTCCCAGAGAATTGGCGGGAGGATTGGGTGGGTAGTCTTGTGCGCGCTGTTGGGCGTGCCAGCGCTGGTGGCGCGGCCGGCGGTCGCGCAGACGGCGGCGGCGCCGGCGGCGGGCAAGGCGCTCACCGTGGAGCGCATCTACGGGCAGCCCAGTCTGGGCGGGCGGCTGCTGCGCGGGCTGGCGTGGAGTCCCGACGGCCAGCGTCTGGCCTATTTCCAGGGGGATGGGGAGGCGACCGAGCTGTGGGTGACGGACGCGGCGACAGGCGCGCGCAGCCTGCTGCTCTCCGCGGAAAAACTTTCCTCCCTGCTGCCGGCGGATCCCGCGCAGCCAACGCAGGCCACCGGACTGGGGCGGCGCGCTCCCGCGAGCGAGCAGTGGGCGCCGCGTGGCGATGCCCTGCTCTTCGCCGGGGCCACGTCGCTGGCCTGGTACGACCTGAAGACACAGAGCGCGCGCAGCCTGGTCACCGGCAAAGAAGCCATCGCGGACGCCAAGATTTCGCCCGACGGGCGCTGGGTGAGTTTCCTGCGCGAGCACAACCTGTGGCTGGTGAACGTGGCCAGCGGGGAAACGCGGGCGTTCACCACCGGCGGCACGGAGGACCTGCGCAAGGGCGAGCTGGACTGGGTCTATCCCGAGGAACTGGAGAACAAAACCGCGTACTGGTGGGCGCCGGACTCCTCCGCCATCGCCTATTTCGAAATGGACGAGCGCCCGGTAACGCGTTACCCCCTCCAGGACTTCACCTCCTACACTGGCGCGACGGCGTACATGCGCTATCCCAAGGCGGGCGGCGCCAACCCCATCGTACACGTGTACGTGGCCGGCATCGCGGGCGGCGCGGCGCGCCGGATGGACACCGGCAAGGAGACGGACATCTACCTGGCGCGGGTGAACTGGCTGCCGGATTCCAAGCGCCTGGCGATCCAGCGGCTCAACCGCGCGCAGAATGCGCTGGAGTTGCTCTTCGCCGACGCGGCCACGGGGCAGACCCAGGCCGTGCTCACGGAGAAGGATGCCTGCTGGATCAATATCAGCGACGATCTGAATTTCCTGCGCGATGGCAAGCGCTTCCTGTGGTCGAGCGAGCGCAGCGGCTACCGCCACCTCTATCTGTACCAGACGAACGGCACGCAGCTCGCGCAATTGACCCGCGGGGAGTGGGAGGTCCGGCAGATCGAATCGGTGGATGAAGCGAAGGGGCTGGTCTACTTCACCGCCACGGAAAAGAGCCCGCTGGAGCGGCATCTCTATCGCGTGGGGCTGGATGGAACGGATTTTGCGCGGGTCACCCGCGAAGAGGGCACGCACGCGGTGAACTTCGCGCCGGACGGGCGCAGCTTCGTGGACACCTACTCGAACACCCAGGCGCCGCCGCGGCAGGAACTGCTGCGCGCCGACGGCTCGCTCGTGGCTGCGCTCAACGAAAACAAGGTAGCCGAGCTGGCGGAGTACAGGCTTTCGCCGGTGGAATTCCTCACGGTCACGGCGCGCGACGGAGCGCAGCTCAACGCCATGATGATCAAGCCGCCGGAGTTCAATCCCGCGCGCAAGTATCCGGTCCTCGTCTACACCTACGGGGGGCCGCGCGCGCAGGTGGTACTGAACGCCTGGGGCGGCAACAATTTTCTGTGGCATCAGATGATGGCCCAGAAGGGCTACATTATTTTTGCGGTGGATAACCGCGGCTCGGCCGGGCGCGGGCACGCCTTCGAAACGCCGATTCACCTGCACCTGGGTAAGCAGGAGCTCTCCGACCAGCGCGACGGCGCGGCCTATCTGCGCTCGCTGCCCTACGTGGACGCAGGGCGCATCGGCATCTGGGGCTGGAGCTACGGCGGACACATGACGCTGCACGCCCTGTTCGAGGCCGGCGACGATTTCAAGGCGGGCTTCGCGGGCGGGCCGGTGACCGCCTGGCGGCAGTACGACACCATCTACACCGAGCGCTACATGGCCCGGCCGCAGGACAACCCCGAGGGCTACCGCGACTCCTCGCCGATCAGCCATGTGGAGGGGCTGAAGGGCAAGCTGCTCATCGCCCACGGCACGAGCGATGACAACGTGCATGTGGCGAATACGCTTTCGCTCGTCAACGAACTGATCGCCAAGGGCAAGTACGTGGAGGTGGCGCTCTTCCCCGGGCGCGGTCACCCGGTCAGCGATCCCCCGGCGCGCATCGTGCTCTTCCGCCGCGTCACGCAGTTCTTCCTCGACAATCTCTGA